CCCGAAGCTTCTTTCTGACGTCGCATCTCAAGCACTTTCCGATGATGGTTCGAGTGTAACTCGCTTGAAAATGTCGGGCTACAAGCTGGTCTGTACTCGGGTAAAAGCCGACCCGATTTGAACCTCACCCCGCAAGCGTTACACAAAGTCTTAACTCCCATTGGACCAGCTCTCCATTGTGGCGTCTTTGTAACTCCACAATGACTGCACCTACGCGTTGGCTGGGTCCCATTTCCAATGGTTGACTCGGTTGCCGGTCTCTTCTTATGCTTCTTCTCCATTGAAAGCGATTCGGATAGTTCTAAGGTTGAACCTGAACCGCTGTTTGAACAAAGGAACCAAGGGCTTGAAGCTGAAGGGCTAGAGGAAGATGACGATGAGGAGCTTGAAGATGATTCTGTAAAAGGAGGGGAAGCGCCAAGGCACCAAACTCGACCACCAGTTCGACTGCGCTTGCTTCTGGCTTTGCCTGGGACACGAGTTTTGAAACATGTCGCAACTGGTTTCTCGGGTTTAGGCAATTTGTTGTCTGGTAACTTGGGCTTTTCCGTTAACGTTCCGGCGGGATACGCTGCCGCAGAGTGTTCCGAGAAGGAATCCTCAACGAAATGAGACAACCATTCAAGGTTAGCGACGTCCTCCGCCTGTAAAAATGGCACCTTTCTCACCATTAACAACTATTCCCCGAACTCAAAATAGCAaaagcaatttttttttaaaaagaaaaaaggttcTTTTTAAAAGTACCGGAACGGCGAGCTCGTCGGTGGATAAGGAACTGTAATCAAAATTGATGGTATCGTTAGAAAAATGGTGCTCTTGGCTTAGCTTTTGCCTCTTATGCGAAGAAGAAACTGGTACTTGTTCTTCTTCATCTTCATTTTGTTGTTCAAGGAAACCCTCTTCGTGAGTGAAGTCAAACAGGTCGTCTACAGAAAAATCATCACAAGAGACTCCATTTTGTCCATTATTTACAACCCAAATATCCTCAAGAAACGCTTGGGGACTTGATTTCAAAGCCATCTCCTTCCTAAAACTGGTCTTCAAAGCTGCTTCAACGCATTCCATTTCCTAAAACAAACACGTAAAAAAGATAAAAACTGAAAATCTAAAAACAACGCACCACAAAAAACCACAAGCTAATATCTTTACAAAACTGAATACCTGAAGAGAAGAGGATAATAGCAAAGGGGTGGTAGAAGCTAGAGGAGGAAATTTGAAGAAGAAAGGATGGTGGTGAGTTTGGTAAAGCATTGAATGATGATAGAAAGCATCCATGGTTCCTTTGATTCCTTGTTTTATCTCTCTatctctttgatttttttttcttttttacttttctCACTTTTCTAGGGGATAAAAAAAAGATTAATTTATGGACACTGTATTAAATTTCTCACCTTTATTATACGTTGGAAATTTATGTATTTATAACAGTAGTACTCTCATAAATTGCGAAAAAGAAAAAAGCTGACTGAATTTACGAAGACTACCCTTTAGGGACTTTTTAGTGTCTGGGTTTTGGCAGAATTAAGATCAGGTCAGGTCGGACCAAATCATCAGATGCTCGAATTCTTTGcttccttttttcctttttttacaaACAAAAAACCCAAGGTCGAGAAGACCTAGGAAACCCCAACCTTTTtctatgttgttttttttttgttttcgttTTCTTCAGCGGTAAGAATTTGGCCCGTCGTCTATTTTGACTAATTAATTTCACGTTTTATTTCGCCACCGCGTTAATTGCCTGCCGCTCCTCTTGGTTGTTCACAGCTActcctttcttttatttatttcccgCCCATTAtaagataaattatttttttatacaaaCCTTATTACCATTCATTTGTATTATACATTTTTtgaatatatcaataaatcaattCAAGAGTTCAGTTACATGTTCAAAACTTGAAATCAGAATCTCTGctcaaactataaaaaattatgaGGTATTTTAGATGATTTTTTTATTCTACTCAGTAAAAATATCATAAGGTCATAATTTAGATAAATAATTTGGAGGTGATAAGAGTTTTATAAGATAATGCGATAGTGGACTTAAGAATCACAGTATTTAGGAGAGTTCAATGTATTATGAGAGTTGAAGGTCAGTGAAGGATAAGATATGTTCCCAGATAATGTAATCTAATTACTAACTCTTTAGCAGAGTTAAATTTAGCATGGAAGCCAAGCCTACAAGTTATTGATGTTGCACCTAATGAAGTTTTTGGATTCCTTCAACAAAACAAAGGTAGCGGTGCTTtcgttaaatttaattttatgtaaattttcttttgtttatcaccaaaagatatatatatatatatatatatatataattttaaacaataataaaaaattttaaaaataattggtTAAAAAGATAAATCAAGCTTAGGTTTTAACATTTAAGGTTTgaacttattaatttatataaataaaatatataagattataatataaactttaaaaatatgtTCAGTAGTATATGTTTacaattttaataaaagaaaaaattgtaaaattttaaaaaataaacgaGCTTAAAATAGGTTTAAATGTGTTATTTACAAATATTAATGTgcttaaataaattgaatattcatatttgaattaaactgaatttaaataaacataaaatatattaatattatagaaaaatttatatattaatattgtatgaatttttttcattttattggaGTTCATATATAGGTTATTATACTTGTATTACTAAACCAGTAGTATTTATTATTGGCGTTAAAATATATTATCAGTTATCCTCATTTCATTAAAAAAATCTCttcaaaaataaaatctaaatcaagtaaattaaatatttaatttgtagTCGATTAATTTTTAACTCAACTGGTATGTATATTTTTTTGTCAATATAAGAAGACTTAAGTTCGAATGCATTGAAACgtattatcttcttatttatgagttaagaaaaatttatgaataattttaaatattatataaaacgagattgttgaaaaatatatatttattttgtaaaagatAATATTTAGAATTTGGATTAGTGTTAAAAGTCTACTGCAATTAAACCTAGCAGTAATTAAAAAGCTATAAAAACAAATAGTAGAAAAGTAACCCATTGATAATTATGGTAAAAAGTTTGGGACAGAACATGCTTTGTAAGCAAAgacaaattaaaaagaaaggttGGGCCAGCTTTTGTCCCAAATGTATTCATTACTTAGGTTTTGTGTATTTATTGGATGCAACACCGAAGGGTGACGCGAGTCCGCCAATCATATCTGCGTTTTCGAGGGTTCCTCTTTTCTTTGGTTTTCCATTATATATTTGTTTCAAAACTAAGTTTTCTACTACTATTTTCCCTTTCGACCTCTATATTTAGAAACGCGACGGGATATTTATTGTACTACTACATCAATTTTAAACGCATTAAAAGCTATCCAACTTTTTTTTACAAAATCAATGATTCTGCACGGAACTACACCCTGGAACTAAACAATTTATATCCAACTAACCAGTCTAATATTTTGGGGATAATATAATTTTAGTCCTTGATATATAagtttattttagtatttaaatttaaCAGTTAGATTTATTTTACTTTCtaaacttcaaaaatataaaagtttggtGATTAGTCACcacttgaaaatttaaaaaaattacatagatTTTCTAGTGATGACGAAGTACAATATTAGAATGTCTCATTTAGTGTTTTAATAATCAGATCAATGCTTAAACCAATTAGATTGATTCGATTGGTTTCCACCAGTAgactaatattaattaattaattaattaattaaaattcataaaaatctaaaaaattatttaaaaaatttattaaatcaattCAACTATCGATTTTTGTCTCAATTCTTTTGACCAATTTCAAGTAGTTTTCGATTCAACCTATTTGTTTAGACCGTTATACTAATCGATTTTGGTTCTATCGGTCCAACTGATCGATCCAGTTCTATTCCAGTAACACCTGTCACATTATCAAATCTTGATAGAATTCAAATTTAGAGACCAAAATGCATCTAGTTGCTAAGTTTAGGTACCAAAGTGGACAAAAAAAATATAGGTACCAAAATAAACCTAATTGTCTAATTTAAGAGGCAAAATTTATATTATCCCATTTTATTACGAGTTTCAAGTAAAAAATATATACTACAAAAGGTACAGAagtaaataaaatttttgaaagatcatacaaattttaaaatttataagaaaaatgCTATATAGAAAAtatagttttaagaaaaataatttaaattcgaaaattgaaaattaatattattaaaaataatcatgaattttgaattttaataagCCGACTACcttaatcaaaaaaaaaaaacaacaaataaaAAGGAGGTTTCATGTTGTCTATGTTTTGGATCTTAAATTATTGCAACATTGTTTGGTGTGATAGTTGTATTAGTTTTGTTAGTTGGTATCAGGGCGTGGCCAAAGTCCAGGGCTTTTGCCACTTCTCAAGGGAAAATTATATTATAgccctttttaaaattaaaaatttaatttaatttttcttttaacttttgattaaatgaaacaaaatatatattttagttcttctaagaaattaataatttaatttaaacatttttaataCAAACTTTTTACATTTgaccttaaaattttataattttatctcaacacttttaaataaaaatatctatTTAAATGAAGGAAACCTAAAAACAAACAACAAAGTTTGTGAGGACTTAACTTGAATTTTGATTTGCATGCTAACTAGTACGAAGTTGAGTACATTCTGGATTCAATTGAAAAACAGGAGAATTTGAACAATTTGTTACTTAAACGCAAGTAATATTAAATACCCGCCTCCCTTTCCTGTCCAAAATAAAACCCTAATCAAGAGTGACGAACCAAAAACATCCCGCCTCCGACATGTCTTCCTCATCCGTCACAGTCCCCCATCAACCCAAAAGACACATTGTATTTTGTAGTCTTGCATTACGGTTCACAAAAATCTCATGAAATATAAAAATGCAGCCTCTCAGCGGTCAAGACGATGAGTGTTAGTGTTCTGTTCAGCAATCAGCACCGCAGTATTATCAAACAGATGAAATGGGTTGTAACATTAACTAATTTTCCTGTCAGCGAGTTGCAAAACCCTGTAACATATTTAATCGGTGGGGAATGTAAGATAAATTCCCATGTTTGTTGAGAAATGGCCTATCCCTTCTTCACTTTCGAGAATGCTATTGATAAGGATATTCAGATTATATATCATTATAATCACACAAAAAACACCCTGATTATGGATTGTCTCCCAACATTATGACAAGATTAATTAATGGTACATATGCTCTAGATCCATCATGGTTTTGATCAACCAAAAAGAAAGGTCCAAATAAGCATGCTAAGCACTCCGAAAGGCAGTCATCTTTGCCCCTTAATTAAATGAGATATTGTTAGTTCTAGTCCCTTTCATTTGTTAAGCATTTAATTTAAACTATTTTCCAATATAATTTTTAACCcaaaattttatagttttattttgATTCCTCCGTACCAAATTCCTGACTTCACCTTTGTAAACACTTAGAATTTTGCATAGAAAAGCTCTAACAAGTAACTATTTATCTCTGCATGTTAATTTGAATAAATGTTAGATATGAGTATACGTTTAATATgcatactttttaaattttttatgtacTCAAAAAGTAATCTGAACATACACCAAGATACAAATACCAACATAAAACTAAAACAAGTTGAGTAGTGGTTTGCTCTACCTGGTAATTCTTGTATTGGGTGGGAAAGGTCAGGAATTGGAATTTTCAATCCAGCAGATGGAATAATATTTCCTAACTGAAGAACATATAAAAGTACATACCATTATTCTTACTTTTCCAAAGTGTGCAGGCATGAtgaattagaaaaaaaaagagcTATTCAGGCATGCATATAAAAAGACTAAATATTTAGGTTTGATTTTGATGAGATTATCTGAATAATTAGTTCATGTGTTGAGGAACTTTATCTTCCTTGGCTAATATTTGAAATACAGATTATTCCAGGAACACCCATTATTATTCCAGGAAAATAAACGTAAAAAAGGATCAGGGAAAATTTTAGCAAAGCTGTTGCAGCTGTGGCCCTGTTTCTGGCAGTACCATCTCAGTTTCATTCTACCAAAATAATTAAAGGCTAATGTTAATAATGAATGGATTTgcaaaattattttcttttgtttggatatcaaataaaaaaataaatttagatttgGTAAATTCATTAAATCTagaattaattttgttttaaattgaaGTTAAATTTAGGCTTACTTTATTATTGTAATAGCACTCGTATCTATTGAATTCAGGCTCTATGATAAACTTCACTGCTCTttgttgttattttatttattatactttTAAGTTTTATACTTTTCGCATTGATTTTTTCTggttataattattatatgaattgttacTAGGTGGTGCTGGAAAATTCAGTTTAGAGACCGCACAACTTAAATCAAGCTAGTTCgggaaatttttattgaataattaagAATATAattatttagtaattaattaaATACATTACTTAGTATAGTACATGGATTAAGCTATAAGTGACCTAaacaagtaaaattaaaattaaattgggaATTTAATAAGCCTTTAGCATGGAATTAAACCAAGGATCAAAAGTGCAATTTGCTCATATTTAAATATGGTTGATGgtttaataaatcaaaatcatTTTCCACTATCTTAAGAATCATAAGATAATGAccattgattatttttattattatattaaattagacATAATTATATGTGATAGTGGGAGAGATGATATATAACATTTCTATCTTCCTCCCATAACCGACTgtagaaaataaaataagggcAAAAATTTATCTTCCATTGCCGATCAAAATTCAAAGGTGGTTAAAATTTTCATAGAGTAACAAATCCATTTGTTATTTTTTGTAATCTTGAAGGTTAGTGTGAATTATCATTATTGAATAAAAAGCAATTGGAAGCTAGAACCATAAATGAGTAGCTGCTAAGTTTAGTTCATATGAGATTCAAGTAGATGATGAAGAGGTTGACTTGggtagattgaattgaattagaATTTATAACAATTATTGAAttcttagggactaaattgtaagaacaGTAAACATTAAGATTTTGCAgaaaaaaatgataatttgaagtctctaaaaaaaattatgaaataattaaatttcaattcGATCAAGAAAATTGAAAAATACATATAGAAATTTAGATCAATAGGGTTTAAAGGGTTATAAGGAGATCTTGCATTTCATGACACTATCATCCGTTTGAATGGTCATTTAAGTGTATGTATTGAAAGATGTTGGACCAAACAAAAGGAAGGATAAAGTCGTTAATTAAATCTTGAAAGAATCTTACTCATTTTATGTTTTGAAAAGTTCTCATGAAATTTTATTACCCATCCTTGTTAGCTACGTATGCTTGTATGTATCGTTGTGTTTAAAATGTCATTAACCATGAAATATGTTTAATGTTCAATGAATTAACATATGTGGCAAGGAAACATTAACATATGAAGCTTAGGTTTGTGACTAAGTGGAATGAATATTATTTGATCAGTGAAATGAAAATCATGCCTATATGCAAACTGACATGATTATTGAAATGGGGTCAAAAGAATAGTTAATGATTTTCTTATGTATTACGCGGGAGCTATGTATTTGGTATTAAGCTATGTCTTGTAAACTATGTACAATGGAATGAGACACTTAAATGTCAAAACCATTATATGTTCGAAACGGTAAATGTTAATATAAATTTGGGAGAAAGATtaagatatagttggcatgtcaatAGGGTTGTATACACATTTCTGCATGGATTTTGACAATGATATGAAGACTATGTTATGTCAAAGGATGATTTAACATTTATTATAGATTATCGGATATATATTATCTCTAAGGA
This is a stretch of genomic DNA from Gossypium arboreum isolate Shixiya-1 chromosome 11, ASM2569848v2, whole genome shotgun sequence. It encodes these proteins:
- the LOC108477302 gene encoding GATA transcription factor 5-like, whose product is MDAFYHHSMLYQTHHHPFFFKFPPLASTTPLLLSSSLQEMECVEAALKTSFRKEMALKSSPQAFLEDIWVVNNGQNGVSCDDFSVDDLFDFTHEEGFLEQQNEDEEEQVPVSSSHKRQKLSQEHHFSNDTINFDYSSLSTDELAVPAEDVANLEWLSHFVEDSFSEHSAAAYPAGTLTEKPKLPDNKLPKPEKPVATCFKTRVPGKARSKRSRTGGRVWCLGASPPFTESSSSSSSSSSSSPSASSPWFLCSNSGSGSTLELSESLSMEKKHKKRPATESTIGNGTQPTRRCSHCGVTKTPQWRAGPMGVKTLCNACGVRFKSGRLLPEYRPACSPTFSSELHSNHHRKVLEMRRQKEASGEAEPGSVPTSVPSFG